A single region of the Stigmatella erecta genome encodes:
- a CDS encoding App1 family protein, translating into MPAFKSSFFEFAVRADATWDAWSRRVRRQLKWARPPRILPYRGYGSPERVLIQARVLEDRDVRPAHLRRTLVGSAIASYQRYATRELGGARVAVHWEEKRWEGTTDEEGFLTLWVEPPAGVLPGWNFVKLELLAPEPEGVPTVSAPVLVAGAEAELGVISDIDDTVIVTGVTNPVKRAWTLFLTEHRTRLPFEGVDAFYKALHDGSQGQETNPIFYVSSSPWNLYEHLDEFLSLHRIPAGPLLLRDWGLSRHGFAPGGGHGHKLDKIRGVMGTLEHLPFILIGDSGQEDAEHYRTIVREYPGRVKCVYIRNVPSKEKRAVELARIAEQVRQAGSQMMVVDDTVTAARHAAKAGWIRWEEVPRVEEHQREDAEARTVLDALDRE; encoded by the coding sequence ATGCCTGCCTTCAAGTCCTCCTTCTTCGAGTTCGCCGTTCGAGCCGACGCCACGTGGGACGCATGGAGCCGCCGGGTCCGGCGCCAGCTGAAGTGGGCGCGGCCTCCGCGCATTCTGCCCTACCGGGGGTATGGCTCCCCGGAGCGGGTGCTCATCCAGGCGCGGGTGCTGGAGGACCGGGACGTGCGGCCCGCGCACCTGCGGCGCACGCTGGTGGGCAGCGCCATCGCCTCGTACCAGCGGTATGCGACGCGGGAGCTGGGCGGGGCGCGGGTGGCGGTGCACTGGGAGGAGAAGCGCTGGGAGGGCACCACGGACGAGGAGGGCTTCCTCACGCTGTGGGTAGAGCCCCCGGCGGGGGTGCTCCCGGGGTGGAACTTCGTGAAGCTGGAGCTGCTCGCGCCGGAGCCGGAAGGGGTACCCACGGTGTCCGCGCCGGTGCTGGTGGCGGGGGCCGAGGCGGAGCTGGGCGTCATCAGCGACATCGACGACACGGTCATCGTCACGGGAGTCACCAACCCGGTGAAGCGGGCGTGGACGCTGTTCCTGACGGAGCACCGCACGCGGCTGCCCTTCGAGGGCGTGGATGCCTTCTACAAGGCGCTGCACGATGGCAGTCAGGGGCAGGAGACGAACCCCATCTTCTATGTCTCCAGCAGCCCGTGGAACCTGTACGAGCACCTGGACGAGTTCCTGTCGCTGCACCGGATTCCGGCGGGCCCGCTGCTGCTGCGGGACTGGGGGCTGTCGCGCCACGGGTTCGCGCCCGGGGGCGGACATGGGCACAAGCTGGACAAGATCCGCGGGGTGATGGGCACGCTGGAGCACCTGCCCTTCATCCTGATTGGGGACAGTGGGCAGGAGGACGCGGAGCACTACCGGACCATCGTTCGCGAGTACCCGGGGCGGGTGAAGTGCGTGTACATCCGCAACGTGCCGTCGAAGGAGAAGCGGGCGGTGGAGCTGGCGCGCATCGCGGAGCAGGTGCGCCAGGCGGGCAGCCAGATGATGGTGGTGGACGACACGGTGACGGCGGCCCGGCACGCGGCCAAGGCTGGGTGGATCCGCTGGGAAGAGGTGCCGCGCGTGGAAGAGCACCAGCGCGAGGACGCGGAAGCCCGGACGGTGCTGGACGCCCTCGACCGGGAGTAG
- a CDS encoding ATP-binding protein, with amino-acid sequence MPTEPVTASRKAPSPPRPLNERLRMERLRSYGILDTSPEPPFDDLARLAALLCGAPIAFISLTDETRQWFKACLGASGAQEVPRDESFCTHAILQTQPFVIPDALLDARFRDNPNVTGGLRIRFYAAAPLLTEDGFALGTLCVLDPEPREFSAQQGRALEALARQVVSQLELRRMNLHQQRLIQELRTTNERLEMIQHATNDIIWDWDVVTGRVVWNSRITEVLGYPLEQVGEQSNWWYRHIHPDDQERLAQSFQRALAEGASKWTAEYSLRRANGTWARVLDRSTIQRDAAGKPVRIYGAVVDLSEREEMRTRLALADRMASVGTLAAGVAHEINNPLAYVIANLDFTLQEVNPAGAPGATPVAELCEALQEAREGAERMRLIVRDLKMFSRPDDERLERVDLCHAIDSAATMAWNEIRHRARLVKDYQPVPSLYANEARLGQVFLNLLVNAAHAIPEGAADRNEIHVSTRLDAAGRIVAEVRDTGSGIPVEIRSRILEPFFTTKPTGVGTGLGLSICHGIVSSLRGELQFESEVGRGSVFRVVFPVPAPRDTEDAPREPTPQAPRRGHILVVDDEPLVLSALKRTLCEEHDVTVFSRARAALEWLEQGLPWDLILCDLMMPEMTGMDFHEELSRRMPERAGQVLFVTGGAFTARAREFLGRVPNPRTEKPFEARALRELVNARLSLSGPGSGPDCKQH; translated from the coding sequence GTGCCCACCGAACCCGTCACGGCGAGCCGCAAGGCCCCTTCCCCTCCCCGCCCGCTGAACGAGCGGCTCCGGATGGAGCGCCTGCGCAGCTACGGCATCCTCGACACGTCCCCCGAGCCGCCCTTCGATGACCTCGCCCGCCTGGCGGCCCTGCTGTGCGGCGCGCCCATCGCCTTCATCTCGCTGACGGACGAGACGCGCCAGTGGTTCAAGGCCTGCCTGGGCGCGAGCGGTGCCCAGGAAGTCCCCCGCGACGAATCCTTCTGCACCCACGCCATCCTGCAGACCCAGCCCTTCGTGATTCCGGACGCCTTGCTCGACGCGCGCTTCCGGGACAACCCCAACGTCACGGGCGGGCTGCGCATCCGCTTCTACGCGGCGGCGCCGCTGCTCACCGAGGACGGGTTCGCGCTCGGCACGCTGTGCGTCCTCGACCCCGAGCCGCGCGAGTTCTCCGCGCAGCAGGGCCGGGCCCTGGAAGCCCTGGCCCGGCAGGTGGTCAGCCAGCTGGAGCTGCGGCGCATGAACCTCCACCAGCAGCGGCTCATCCAGGAGCTGCGCACCACCAACGAGCGGCTGGAGATGATTCAGCACGCCACCAACGACATCATCTGGGACTGGGATGTGGTGACGGGCCGGGTGGTCTGGAACTCCCGCATCACCGAGGTGCTCGGCTACCCCCTGGAGCAGGTGGGGGAGCAGTCCAATTGGTGGTACCGCCACATCCACCCGGATGACCAGGAGCGCCTGGCCCAGAGCTTCCAGCGGGCCCTGGCCGAGGGCGCCTCGAAGTGGACGGCGGAGTACAGCCTGCGCCGCGCCAACGGCACCTGGGCCCGCGTGCTGGACCGCAGCACCATCCAGCGCGACGCGGCCGGCAAGCCCGTGCGCATCTATGGGGCGGTGGTGGACCTGAGCGAGCGCGAGGAGATGCGCACCCGGCTGGCGCTGGCCGACCGCATGGCCTCGGTGGGCACGCTCGCGGCGGGCGTGGCGCACGAAATCAACAACCCCCTGGCCTACGTCATCGCCAACCTGGACTTCACCCTCCAGGAGGTGAACCCCGCGGGCGCCCCGGGCGCCACCCCCGTGGCCGAGCTGTGCGAGGCGCTCCAGGAGGCCCGGGAAGGCGCCGAGCGCATGCGCCTCATCGTCCGGGACCTGAAGATGTTCAGCCGGCCCGATGACGAGCGCCTGGAGCGGGTGGACCTCTGCCATGCCATCGACTCGGCGGCGACGATGGCCTGGAACGAGATCCGCCACCGGGCGCGCCTGGTGAAGGACTACCAGCCCGTGCCCTCGCTGTACGCGAACGAGGCCCGGCTGGGCCAGGTGTTCCTCAACCTGCTGGTGAACGCCGCGCACGCCATCCCCGAGGGGGCCGCGGACCGCAACGAGATTCACGTCTCCACGCGGCTGGATGCCGCGGGCCGCATCGTCGCCGAGGTGCGCGACACGGGCAGCGGGATTCCCGTGGAGATCCGCTCGCGCATCCTCGAGCCGTTCTTCACCACCAAGCCCACGGGCGTGGGCACGGGCCTCGGGCTGTCCATCTGCCACGGCATCGTCAGCAGCCTGCGCGGCGAGCTTCAGTTCGAGAGCGAGGTGGGCCGGGGCTCGGTGTTCCGCGTGGTGTTCCCCGTCCCGGCGCCGCGGGACACGGAGGACGCCCCCCGGGAGCCCACGCCCCAGGCCCCCCGCCGCGGCCACATCCTGGTGGTGGACGACGAGCCCCTGGTGCTCAGCGCCCTGAAGCGCACGCTCTGCGAGGAGCACGACGTCACCGTCTTCTCCCGGGCGCGGGCGGCGCTGGAGTGGCTGGAGCAGGGCCTGCCGTGGGACCTCATCCTCTGTGACTTGATGATGCCGGAGATGACGGGAATGGACTTCCACGAGGAGCTGAGCCGGCGGATGCCCGAGCGGGCCGGCCAGGTCCTCTTCGTCACCGGGGGGGCGTTCACCGCCCGGGCCCGGGAGTTCCTCGGACGGGTGCCGAACCCGCGCACCGAGAAGCCCTTCGAGGCGCGGGCGCTGCGCGAGCTGGTGAACGCCCGGCTCAGTCTTTCTGGCCCAGGGTCCGGTCCAGATTGTAAGCAGCACTGA
- a CDS encoding glycoside hydrolase family 15 protein, whose product MFNGEAVRIEDHGVIGDLRTVALVGSDGTLDWLCFPNFDSPSVFAAILDPERGGHFRIAPDTEGVTCKQFYWPETNVLVTRFYSPEGVGELIDFMPVVDRGNEHARELVRRVRVVRGRMQFRMECFPAFNYGRSPHATRQVPGGVNFITEPLSLTLATKVELEVGEKGVSARFELREDQSAVFSLHEGAAKDCSRRAHGEHSSEALFRKTVLWWRQWLSRCTYKGRWREVVERSALALKLLTFEPTGAIVAAPTCSLPESPGGERNWDYRYVWLRDAAFTVYAFLRVGFKEEAGAFMRWIEERCAEHDGKEGAPLNLMYAIDGSNVPDEVDLEHFSGYGGARPVRIGNAAASQLQLDIYGELMDSVYLYNKHGAPISYDFWRHLRRMVDWVCDHWQQEDEGIWEVRGGRRHFVYSKLMCWVAVDRAIRLADKRSFPADRNRWLEVRDAIFEEIMEKGWCKDRRAFIQAYGHDALDAANLLMPLVFFLSPVDPRMLSTLEAMRRTPTGGGLVSDGLVFRYDVDATLDGIAGSEGTFNLCSFWLVEAMTRASVARPEYLEESRLTFERMLGYANHLGLYAEQTGLSGEALGNFPQALTHLSLISAAYNLDRTLGQKD is encoded by the coding sequence ATGTTCAACGGTGAGGCGGTGCGCATCGAGGACCACGGCGTCATCGGCGACCTGCGCACGGTGGCGCTGGTGGGCTCGGATGGGACGCTGGACTGGCTGTGCTTTCCCAACTTCGACAGCCCGAGCGTCTTCGCGGCCATCCTGGATCCGGAGCGGGGCGGCCACTTCCGCATCGCCCCGGACACGGAAGGGGTGACGTGCAAGCAGTTCTACTGGCCGGAGACGAACGTGCTGGTGACGCGCTTCTACTCGCCGGAAGGGGTGGGGGAGCTCATCGACTTCATGCCGGTGGTGGACCGGGGCAACGAGCACGCGCGCGAGCTGGTGCGCCGCGTGCGCGTGGTACGCGGCCGCATGCAGTTCCGGATGGAGTGCTTCCCGGCGTTCAACTATGGCCGCAGCCCCCATGCCACGCGGCAGGTGCCCGGCGGGGTGAACTTCATCACCGAGCCGCTGAGCCTCACGCTGGCCACCAAGGTGGAGCTGGAGGTGGGCGAGAAGGGCGTGTCGGCGCGCTTCGAGCTGCGCGAGGACCAGTCGGCGGTCTTCAGCCTGCACGAGGGCGCCGCCAAGGATTGCTCGCGCCGGGCGCACGGCGAGCACTCCTCCGAGGCGCTCTTCCGCAAGACGGTGCTCTGGTGGCGCCAGTGGCTGTCCCGCTGCACGTACAAGGGGCGGTGGCGCGAGGTGGTGGAGCGCTCGGCGCTGGCGCTCAAGCTGCTCACCTTCGAGCCCACTGGGGCCATCGTGGCGGCCCCCACGTGCAGCCTGCCCGAGTCTCCCGGCGGAGAGCGCAACTGGGACTACCGCTACGTGTGGCTGAGGGATGCGGCCTTCACCGTCTATGCTTTCCTGCGCGTGGGCTTCAAGGAGGAGGCGGGCGCCTTCATGCGCTGGATCGAAGAGCGCTGCGCCGAGCACGATGGGAAGGAGGGCGCGCCGCTGAACCTCATGTATGCCATTGACGGCAGCAACGTGCCCGATGAGGTGGATCTGGAGCACTTCTCCGGCTACGGGGGCGCGCGGCCGGTGCGCATCGGCAACGCCGCGGCATCCCAGCTCCAGCTCGACATCTACGGCGAGCTGATGGACTCGGTGTACCTGTACAACAAGCACGGGGCGCCCATCAGCTATGACTTCTGGCGGCACCTGCGGCGCATGGTGGACTGGGTGTGCGACCACTGGCAGCAGGAGGACGAGGGCATCTGGGAGGTGCGCGGCGGCCGCCGCCACTTCGTGTACTCGAAGCTGATGTGCTGGGTGGCGGTGGACCGGGCCATCCGGCTGGCGGACAAGCGCAGCTTCCCGGCGGACCGCAACCGCTGGCTCGAGGTGCGTGACGCCATCTTCGAGGAAATCATGGAGAAGGGCTGGTGCAAGGACCGCAGGGCCTTCATCCAGGCGTATGGCCACGATGCGCTGGATGCGGCCAACTTGCTGATGCCGCTGGTCTTCTTCCTGTCGCCGGTGGACCCGCGCATGCTCTCCACGCTGGAGGCCATGCGCCGTACCCCCACCGGCGGAGGCCTGGTGTCCGACGGGCTGGTGTTCCGCTACGACGTGGATGCGACGCTGGATGGGATTGCCGGCAGCGAGGGCACCTTCAACCTGTGCAGCTTCTGGCTGGTGGAGGCGATGACGCGGGCGAGCGTGGCCCGGCCCGAGTACCTGGAGGAGTCGCGGCTGACATTCGAGCGGATGCTGGGCTACGCCAACCACCTGGGGCTGTACGCGGAGCAGACGGGGCTGTCGGGCGAGGCGCTGGGCAACTTCCCCCAGGCGCTCACCCACCTGTCGCTCATCAGTGCTGCTTACAATCTGGACCGGACCCTGGGCCAGAAAGACTGA